One Heyndrickxia oleronia genomic window, CATGTCCTCTCCTCCTAAAAAATTATTTTTTGGTTCAAGTTTTTAGAAATTATTTGTTTTCTGTTACATAAACCTAATTTATCTCTTTATTTCCTATTAACCATATACAATTTTACACTTAATTTATCAGAATAAAAAAACTACTTTCAGAAACATAGTATAGTAATGGCTTGTTTTTATCAAACTTTATCTCTAATCTACAAAATCCCCACCGCTTTATATGCATATAACCATATTTAGCAATGACAACAAATACCACTCTTCAACACTACTGCACTTTTAGTCAAAAAAAAAGAGCTACTGACCCTCAATAGTTCTTCATCTCATCCTCCTTTTCTTTTAACTACAATCTTCTTTGTTATGTTTCCATTCAACACGCAGATGCCGAAACATTCAAAGTAATGATTTGGTTCCAATGACAACTGTTGCATCCAGTTCTTCTTCCTTTACTACTTTTGTTGTTAATCCAACACTAGTAAAAATTTCATAAGCATAAGGTGCTTGCATTTCACTGGTCTCTATCAATAGGTTCCCTCCCTGTTCAAGCCAATAGGGAGCTTCTTCCACCACTCTTCGTAAGATAGTCAAGCCATCATCTCCCCCGTTTAAAGCAATATTGGGTTCATGAACACGAGCCTCAGATGGTAGCCGTTCTATTGCTTTTGTGGGAACGTATGGAACATTAGCAACCAAAATATTTATTCGACCTCTTAGCACTTCTGGTAATGCATTAAACAAGTCACCTTTAAGAACATTTCCACCGAATTTTGATACGTTTCTCTTTGCACATTGGGTTGCAATGGAATCGATGTCAGAACTATATAAAGTAATTTCTTTAAGAGCAGCTGCCAGAGCTGCACCTATAGCCCCTGATCCACAGCAAAGATCAACGATCATATCACCTACACAAGCCAATTTTTCAGCTTGATGAACAAGAAATTCAGTACGACGCCGAGGAATAAAAACTCCCTGTTCCACTTCTATTCGTAAACCACAGAACATTGCCCATCCAACGACATATTCAAGAGGTATTCCCTTAGTGCGCATCTCTACCTTTTTTAAAAGGTCCGGTAAAGATTGTGCCTCTGAAATAAGCAGTTGAGTCTCCTCTTCTGCAAAAACACAACCCGCACTCCGTAGCTTGTCGACAATAGATTCTAAGATTTGATCATCCACTATTATATTTTGCTTTTCCCCTATGCCTCTCACCCTTTTTCTTCTTAATTACTCATTAAATACGCTAAAATTGATGAATATCCTTCTTTCTTAGCAGCACTAAGATACTAAAAAAGTTTTTTCATTCGATAGCCCCTCTCATAGTGTTTATTTTTTCCAAAACGAAGTATATACTATCACGAGGGAAGATTCCGATATTTTTATATTTAAGGAGATTGATTTCGATGACTGGATATTTTGGAAATTCAAGTATGTCCAATAAAAATTCTAATGTTTATAAAGAAAAGCTCCGGATTTTATCAAAAAACTTTAAATTAACACCTGAACAACTATCAAGGTTATTTAATATCCCTATAAGTAAAATAAATAATGTAAAAGACGAGGAAATGACAAATAATGAAAAGGAAAAAATAGAATACATTTCCGCTATGTTGAATTATGGTCTTCCAGGTATGGAAGCAAACGAAAGAGTACAAATATTGTTAGATACATTAATTGAAGAGTTCCACTTATCTATTAGCAATATAGCTAAAATGATAAATGTAGAGGAGGATGAGCTTTTAACTTTTAAAGAAAATGGATCAATAAAAAAGGAAATAGAATTAAAAATATGCGTTAATCTAGTCATGCTTAATTTTATACTAAATCAAAAATAAGCATTCGCTTTATAAATGCTCATTTATTTTTAATTAGGCAAAGAATCCCTTTTTATCTTTTTCTTCTTCAGTGATGGCTAATACTAATAAGGGATGTATAACAAAATTTACTCTATTGTCTAACTTTATTTTCTTTATCAAAAAATTTTTTAGGGTCTGTATAAATTTATTAACTGAAAAAATAACACCTTATATCCAATACTTTAAATACATTCCTACTTAAAATCCGATATTAAACGGTATAATATCTTTTTACTTTCTGCATCCTTTTGACGATGTGGTCGACCAATTTGTTCATATACTTCTTTTTCTTCCAAAAGCTGTTTTGGGTTTAAGATATTTGCCGATATTCCATGCAACATGTAACTTTGGGATAGCAGGGAATCTTTTCGCCAAATCCATTCAGGCAACCCGTTCATTATAAGATTCCCATCAACGGAATGGGTGATATAACAATATGTGACTTCCACATTACCCTTTCTGAAATCAGACTGCCTATTTTGAAATTCCTTTTTTACAGGAATCTGCTCATAGCCTACTTTTACAAGTTCTTTTTCTAAGCGTTCTCTATTTTGTATCCAAGTGACTAAATCAATATCATCATGTGACCGAGTAATCTTGCCTAGCAGAAAATCAATGGCCCACCCTCCACGTAACCAGAATTCGATTTCAAGTGCTTCACAAATTTTACTCATCTCACCCAATACTTTTAATTGTGACTCTGTTTGTTCATCTAAAACATCATGTGTCATGAGAAACCTCCTATTAATCTAAGAGTCCTTGATTGTTAGAATAACTTACATTGTCCACATATAAAAAAGAAACTTTATACTCTGTCCATTGAAGGTAAAATCTTCATCGCTTGTTTCTATATACTTAAAACCGTTTTTCTCCAAAACTTTTTGAGACGCTACATTAATATCCGTTGTCTTTGCTAATAATTTTTTTATACCTGTCGTATCTATAGATTCTAATAATAGCTTTAATGCTATACTAGCTACCCCTTTTCCACTACACTCTTCTGCCACTCTATAGCCTATGTGACCTAATTGCTTTACTTTATCAATATCTACTAAGTTCATTCTCCCGAGAATTGAACCTTTCTTGTTCTTAATTAAATAAAAATACGATAACCCTAAAGCTTGTTCATCCAGTAATTCTTTATGTCTTATTTTAAAATTCTCAAAGTTATAGTAATCCTCTCCTCGACTCGGTACCATTTTTTCAAAAAAACCACGGTTATCAAGTTCAAATTCATATAATTTCTTAGCATCTTCATCTTTTAATTTTTCAATTGTAATATCCACAATAACTCACCACCGCTTTAAATGTTTACTCCTACAAAATATCTATTTTCTATTTATATTTGAAATTAACAGTAACAAATGATAATAAATATTTGATGCGATAAAGCCGTATATTGAATATAAAAAAACTTCCATATGATATATATTATTATTTCGAATAAGTAATATAAGAAAAATAAACCCAACGAATTTACCAAATAATGAATATAATCCGAGTCCAACAAAATATCTTGTCCAGACTGACTTGCAATTAGATTTCTCAATTAGCTTATCAATAAAAATTGAAAGTGGTAGTCCTACAAATGAATAAACAGGTCCAGCATAAATCATAACTAAAATTAACGTTTCAAAAAAACCAAAATAATAAACATTAGGTTCCCGTTGAGAACTGGGAACATATGAAATCCCAGAAAATATTGTTGAGAATAAAATCACAGATAGGGTTACTGTAATAAACCTATTCAACTTTTCACCATTTTTTTAGTTGCTACCTTTCCATTAAATTCTTCGATCCATTCTTAGGAATACTTAATATAGTCCAATCTTTATCCTTTATTTGCTTCCCAATGTAAAGAATTTGTCCCAAATGATAACTAATATGAACCAATTCAGTTTGAATTGCTTGAAGAACACTTAAAGGCTGTTTCCTAAGGGTAACCGTTTTATTTAAATCCTCTGGTTTAAGATTTTCTATTGTATTAAAAAGTAATTTCCATCCTTCTTCCCAACTTTTCATTAGACATTCTTTCGTTTCATTTTTATCTACAAATTCTAAATCTCTATTTCTATAAGGTTTTTCCCCATCAGAGGTCAAAAAATCTACCCATCTAGAGTGCATATTCCCACTTAAATGCTTAATGATGATTGCAATACTATTGGACTCTTCAGTGTAATTCATCTTCAGATAATTGATGTATCCCCTTTTCTGCCCGTTCTTTAAAGTGTTTTAATTGCCCAATTATAATAGATAGGTATTCTTTTTCAAAGCTGCTCAAACCT contains:
- a CDS encoding putative protein N(5)-glutamine methyltransferase translates to MDDQILESIVDKLRSAGCVFAEEETQLLISEAQSLPDLLKKVEMRTKGIPLEYVVGWAMFCGLRIEVEQGVFIPRRRTEFLVHQAEKLACVGDMIVDLCCGSGAIGAALAAALKEITLYSSDIDSIATQCAKRNVSKFGGNVLKGDLFNALPEVLRGRINILVANVPYVPTKAIERLPSEARVHEPNIALNGGDDGLTILRRVVEEAPYWLEQGGNLLIETSEMQAPYAYEIFTSVGLTTKVVKEEELDATVVIGTKSLL
- a CDS encoding HTH domain-containing protein is translated as MTGYFGNSSMSNKNSNVYKEKLRILSKNFKLTPEQLSRLFNIPISKINNVKDEEMTNNEKEKIEYISAMLNYGLPGMEANERVQILLDTLIEEFHLSISNIAKMINVEEDELLTFKENGSIKKEIELKICVNLVMLNFILNQK
- a CDS encoding nucleotidyltransferase domain-containing protein — translated: MTHDVLDEQTESQLKVLGEMSKICEALEIEFWLRGGWAIDFLLGKITRSHDDIDLVTWIQNRERLEKELVKVGYEQIPVKKEFQNRQSDFRKGNVEVTYCYITHSVDGNLIMNGLPEWIWRKDSLLSQSYMLHGISANILNPKQLLEEKEVYEQIGRPHRQKDAESKKILYRLISDFK
- a CDS encoding GNAT family N-acetyltransferase → MDITIEKLKDEDAKKLYEFELDNRGFFEKMVPSRGEDYYNFENFKIRHKELLDEQALGLSYFYLIKNKKGSILGRMNLVDIDKVKQLGHIGYRVAEECSGKGVASIALKLLLESIDTTGIKKLLAKTTDINVASQKVLEKNGFKYIETSDEDFTFNGQSIKFLFYMWTM
- a CDS encoding DUF1572 family protein, with amino-acid sequence MNYTEESNSIAIIIKHLSGNMHSRWVDFLTSDGEKPYRNRDLEFVDKNETKECLMKSWEEGWKLLFNTIENLKPEDLNKTVTLRKQPLSVLQAIQTELVHISYHLGQILYIGKQIKDKDWTILSIPKNGSKNLMER